One region of Mesomycoplasma ovipneumoniae genomic DNA includes:
- the pfkA gene encoding 6-phosphofructokinase → MSKKIAILTSGGDSPGMNSAISALVKAALNSGFEPYLILEGYLGILNKNIILASEFPYNGISSFGGTAIGSTRFPEFKEEEIQKKAAKILTDMGISSLIVIGGDGTYKGGYKLHLQGIKVIALPGTIDNDIQFTDYTIGFDSALNTIVESVDKLRDTANSHRRCFVVEVMGRHCPDLALYSAIATGSEIVITNTNRLSAQEASEIVLEQFKKGKPSVIITVLEYVLPNLKEFAAQIEKMTNITTRAFEVGHIQRGGRPSAFDRILATKMAMKAIELIDQGKSGLAIGYLDGKIQAHDITEVVSAAVERTNELAQKINKINQN, encoded by the coding sequence ATGTCAAAAAAAATAGCAATTTTAACTTCTGGTGGCGACTCACCAGGAATGAATTCTGCTATAAGTGCTCTTGTTAAGGCTGCACTTAATTCAGGATTTGAACCATATTTAATTTTAGAAGGCTACCTTGGAATTTTAAATAAAAATATTATATTAGCCTCTGAATTTCCGTATAACGGTATCTCTAGTTTTGGTGGCACAGCAATTGGTTCTACCCGTTTTCCGGAATTTAAAGAGGAAGAAATTCAAAAAAAAGCTGCAAAAATCTTAACAGATATGGGTATTTCTTCTTTAATTGTTATTGGTGGAGATGGAACTTACAAAGGTGGTTATAAACTTCATTTGCAAGGAATTAAAGTAATTGCTCTACCAGGAACAATTGATAATGATATTCAATTTACTGATTATACAATTGGATTTGATTCAGCTTTAAATACAATTGTAGAAAGTGTTGATAAATTAAGAGATACTGCTAATTCCCATCGACGTTGTTTTGTTGTTGAAGTGATGGGGCGTCATTGCCCAGATTTAGCTTTGTATTCAGCAATTGCAACCGGAAGTGAAATTGTTATTACCAACACAAATCGCCTAAGTGCACAAGAAGCATCAGAAATTGTTCTTGAGCAATTTAAAAAAGGTAAGCCAAGCGTTATTATTACAGTTTTAGAGTATGTTTTACCAAATTTAAAAGAATTTGCTGCTCAAATTGAAAAAATGACTAATATAACAACAAGAGCTTTTGAAGTTGGACATATTCAAAGGGGCGGAAGACCTTCTGCATTTGACCGAATATTAGCAACTAAGATGGCAATGAAAGCAATTGAGTTAATTGATCAAGGTAAATCAGGACTTGCAATTGGTTATTTAGATGGAAAAATTCAAGCCCACGATATAACCGAAGTAGTTTCGGCCGCAGTTGAACGAACAAATGAATTAGCTCAAAAAATTAATAAGATCAATCAAAATTAA
- a CDS encoding YitT family protein, with amino-acid sequence MSSRQFNKSSNVHCSCSNQKNHNLAKCLKNQLVLRAEREIFYHNQSKINLKNFWKKRTLSIIMMAISALFFTLGVIFFLGVARTVPTGVSAIPALTIIIINSQYEVSIGWSFAIIYFVINIPLIIFILVKVPNKSFSYLTFIWLFFQIVWNQVFSLDTPIRTFLINNILIPNQEGSWTIFYYTIIGSILSGWAIGMAWKFGGSCGGTDYITYYIALKYRKPIGKIMFSISIFFGLFSIIILYFLEPSQVDGQLLGQKLASVFLYLIVSSSIVSRIYPKYGKILLQIYTNHPEKIVEHLKSIKYWHSYNIWEGVSGYTGQKQWRVETIIYIIEKNAILEEIAKANVGFWYSATKILQTTDRFDATKIN; translated from the coding sequence ATGTCTTCTCGGCAATTTAATAAATCAAGCAATGTTCATTGTTCTTGTTCTAATCAGAAAAACCATAATTTAGCTAAATGCTTAAAAAATCAACTTGTTTTACGTGCAGAACGTGAAATTTTTTATCACAATCAAAGCAAAATAAACCTGAAAAATTTCTGAAAAAAGCGAACCCTTTCAATCATAATGATGGCTATTTCAGCATTATTTTTTACTTTAGGTGTTATTTTTTTCTTAGGAGTTGCAAGAACTGTCCCAACAGGTGTATCGGCAATTCCAGCACTTACTATAATAATAATTAACTCTCAATATGAGGTAAGTATTGGCTGAAGTTTTGCAATAATTTATTTTGTTATTAATATTCCTTTAATAATTTTTATTCTTGTTAAAGTTCCGAACAAAAGTTTTAGTTATCTTACTTTTATTTGACTTTTTTTTCAAATTGTTTGAAACCAAGTTTTTTCTTTAGATACCCCAATAAGAACATTTTTAATTAACAATATTTTAATTCCAAACCAAGAAGGTTCTTGGACTATTTTCTATTATACAATTATTGGTTCCATTTTGTCTGGTTGAGCTATCGGAATGGCATGAAAATTCGGTGGTTCTTGTGGAGGAACTGATTATATAACTTATTATATTGCGCTAAAATATCGCAAACCTATTGGCAAAATAATGTTTAGTATTTCGATATTTTTTGGACTTTTTTCAATTATTATTCTTTATTTTCTTGAACCTTCACAGGTTGATGGACAACTTTTGGGTCAAAAATTAGCATCTGTTTTTCTTTATTTAATTGTAAGTTCGTCAATTGTTAGCCGAATTTATCCAAAATACGGAAAAATTCTTTTACAAATTTATACTAATCACCCCGAAAAAATTGTTGAACATCTTAAATCAATAAAATATTGGCACTCATATAACATTTGAGAAGGTGTTTCTGGATATACTGGCCAAAAACAATGAAGAGTTGAGACAATTATTTATATAATAGAAAAAAACGCAATCTTGGAAGAAATTGCAAAAGCAAACGTAGGTTTTTGGTATTCAGCAACTAAAATCCTACAAACAACAGACCGTTTTGATGCAACAAAAATTAATTAA
- a CDS encoding L-lactate dehydrogenase, producing the protein MKPIKIVLIGAGNVGNSFLYAAMNQGLASEYGIIDINPDFAEGNAFDFEDASASLLRPFSVRRYEYSDLKDADFILITAGRPQKPGETRLELVADNIRIIRDIAFKVKESGFSGITVIASNPVDVITRAYRDASGFSDQKVIGTGTILDTARLQFEIAKRAKIAPNSVQAYVMGEHGDSSFVAYSNIKIAGECFCHFSELTGIDSSNYEKELEYPVSRRAYEIINRKRATFYGIGAALARIVSNIIQDSKNILIVGANLRGQYGFDGVNIGVPAVLGANGIEKIIEITLNDKEKEKFAKSVEIVDTIYKDAMKNL; encoded by the coding sequence ATGAAGCCAATCAAAATCGTTCTAATCGGCGCAGGAAACGTTGGAAATTCATTTCTTTATGCAGCAATGAATCAAGGTCTTGCATCTGAATACGGAATTATCGATATAAACCCTGATTTTGCAGAAGGAAATGCATTTGATTTTGAGGATGCTTCTGCTTCACTTTTGCGTCCTTTTTCAGTTCGCCGTTATGAATATAGCGACTTAAAAGATGCAGATTTTATTTTAATTACAGCAGGAAGACCTCAAAAACCAGGTGAAACTCGACTTGAATTAGTTGCAGATAATATTCGAATTATCCGTGATATTGCTTTTAAAGTTAAAGAAAGTGGCTTTAGTGGAATTACCGTTATTGCCTCAAACCCTGTTGATGTTATTACTCGCGCTTATCGTGATGCTTCAGGATTTTCTGACCAAAAAGTTATCGGAACAGGAACAATACTTGACACTGCAAGACTTCAATTTGAAATTGCAAAAAGAGCAAAAATTGCCCCAAATTCAGTTCAGGCTTACGTAATGGGTGAGCATGGCGATTCATCTTTTGTTGCCTATTCTAATATTAAAATTGCAGGTGAATGTTTCTGCCATTTTTCAGAACTAACCGGAATTGATAGTTCCAATTACGAAAAAGAGCTCGAATATCCAGTTTCACGTCGTGCTTATGAAATAATTAACAGAAAAAGAGCAACATTTTACGGAATTGGTGCTGCATTAGCCCGAATTGTAAGCAACATTATCCAAGACTCAAAAAATATTCTTATTGTCGGCGCGAATTTACGTGGTCAGTACGGGTTCGATGGCGTTAATATTGGAGTTCCAGCTGTCCTTGGTGCAAATGGTATTGAAAAAATCATTGAAATTACCCTCAATGACAAAGAAAAAGAAAAATTCGCAAAATCAGTCGAAATTGTCGATACTATTTACAAAGACGCTATGAAAAATCTTTAG
- a CDS encoding hexose phosphate transporter: protein MNDNFILKFAQKNIKEKKLTFSAGLILWALIVFAYMIFVINWGFASAGLNGKAGESGYLGHFFPDASAAPGTVVNQAVNWGITIGRGIGSILVGWFIVKISHKYTVVLSLVFMLFGIAAPYSPTYAGFIILRTIFAIGGTMQIVLIQPVVSNYLNSRQKAVISQFSPFFYPIGTIITLIPFIMSGEIQSSVRSHWQTIFLVIGLLTLIPLIGYIILGTKFDLYPSALANQAKQEKLTLSSFFKQKDTWYWAIVYGSWLIAVVFPFTFSKPIFARLIGDSANTFSQKISVFLIVFLSGMFVGPFTIGLLSKYQLQRRKYISTVISFGVLFYVLATVVFVTKVGKDPLSAETYKDGWTWLFLILGFLMGICLWGIQGVMLNLPHEYPGANPKRVGFQFGLIWGLGYTAFTLATIITSLINTPPGVDLKTVNTGNVDGYALGAYILIIIFSLASAIGLALLKEPHPSYKKLLRIRKLSDIKRIQL from the coding sequence ATGAATGATAATTTTATTTTAAAATTTGCTCAAAAAAACATAAAAGAAAAAAAATTAACTTTTAGTGCCGGGTTAATTCTATGAGCATTAATTGTTTTTGCTTATATGATTTTTGTCATAAATTGAGGATTTGCATCAGCTGGACTTAACGGAAAAGCTGGTGAAAGTGGATATTTAGGACATTTTTTCCCAGATGCTAGTGCCGCGCCTGGAACTGTAGTTAATCAAGCGGTTAACTGAGGAATTACAATCGGTCGTGGAATTGGATCAATTCTAGTTGGTTGATTTATTGTAAAAATTTCGCATAAATATACTGTTGTATTGTCGCTTGTTTTCATGCTTTTTGGAATAGCGGCGCCTTATTCACCAACCTATGCAGGGTTTATAATTTTAAGAACTATTTTTGCAATTGGTGGAACAATGCAAATTGTTTTAATTCAACCAGTTGTTTCAAACTATCTAAATTCACGTCAAAAAGCAGTAATTTCACAGTTTTCACCGTTTTTTTACCCAATTGGAACAATAATAACACTTATTCCTTTTATAATGAGTGGCGAAATTCAAAGTTCTGTTCGTTCCCATTGACAAACAATTTTCTTAGTAATTGGACTTTTAACACTTATTCCTTTAATTGGCTACATAATTTTAGGAACAAAATTTGACCTATATCCTTCTGCTTTAGCAAATCAAGCTAAACAAGAAAAACTAACTTTATCAAGCTTTTTTAAACAAAAAGATACTTGATATTGAGCAATTGTTTATGGTTCATGGCTTATTGCGGTTGTCTTCCCCTTTACATTTTCTAAGCCAATTTTTGCTCGTTTAATTGGTGATAGTGCCAATACTTTTAGCCAAAAAATCTCAGTTTTCTTAATTGTTTTCTTATCAGGAATGTTTGTTGGTCCATTTACAATTGGACTACTTTCAAAATATCAACTTCAAAGACGTAAATATATATCAACAGTTATTTCTTTCGGCGTTCTTTTTTATGTTCTTGCTACCGTTGTTTTTGTTACAAAAGTAGGAAAAGACCCTCTAAGTGCAGAAACTTACAAAGATGGTTGAACTTGATTATTTTTAATTTTAGGTTTCTTAATGGGAATCTGTCTCTGGGGAATTCAGGGAGTAATGCTTAATTTACCTCATGAATATCCAGGCGCAAATCCTAAAAGAGTAGGATTCCAATTTGGACTTATTTGAGGACTTGGTTATACAGCCTTTACATTAGCAACAATAATAACTTCATTAATTAATACGCCTCCAGGGGTGGATTTAAAAACAGTTAATACTGGAAATGTTGATGGGTATGCCTTAGGCGCTTATATTTTAATTATAATTTTTTCATTAGCTTCGGCAATCGGTCTTGCTTTATTAAAAGAGCCTCATCCAAGCTATAAAAAATTGTTAAGAATCCGTAAACTTTCAGACATTAAACGCATTCAATTGTAA
- a CDS encoding amino acid permease translates to MATRVLEKNKSQKITFFGALLIVLGASIGAGIFFKSKAVIENSGYNLWLAIGSWVFACFAIVAMAIALIEISSATKKSNLSVIIWNKLFNSESFFQISKNFIIYLYLPFTYFVLPVYFMQILQDAIAAFGLESSSDWNIKFDWVIVLVVSIVIVIYFFIISLNTKIAEFHNKIILIAKFIPIFVTVIVGFILYFQGGSNKLLSQPEFASIEKIKTQGVSISSSLPGVGVLISMAGIFFAYEGFFTAAGLQSEMKEPKKTPIAILLGIGITTIIYLFIAIATSIVGDGSISSFINIAKNELKWPPLTIKLILGTTFLLIGISLLGIINVFTLWGPRALEELVSKNEFFLLKKWKKHLNLNKPVVSTYFLIIFSVLCLIIFTLIGVFGFDDQEYGTYGQKLNNLYSFADITGNWSALISFLLIAAAIYGCIKNRKTNKIAVEKQKYFLFFGYISVICISLILLFAVVVPIIDLFTILIYQPEIENFNLILKTRITKVIVLIFFIIVPVFPVFWTYLTKKIKKTVKKSKL, encoded by the coding sequence ATGGCAACAAGAGTACTGGAAAAGAATAAGTCTCAGAAAATCACCTTTTTTGGTGCTCTTTTAATCGTGCTTGGCGCAAGTATTGGCGCAGGAATCTTTTTCAAGTCCAAGGCCGTTATTGAAAATTCAGGTTATAATCTTTGACTTGCTATTGGAAGTTGAGTTTTTGCTTGTTTTGCAATTGTTGCGATGGCAATTGCATTAATTGAAATTTCATCTGCGACAAAAAAATCAAATTTATCTGTGATTATTTGAAATAAACTATTTAATTCTGAGAGTTTTTTTCAAATTTCAAAAAATTTCATAATTTATTTATATTTGCCCTTTACTTATTTTGTTCTCCCTGTTTATTTTATGCAAATTTTGCAGGATGCAATTGCAGCTTTTGGTCTTGAATCATCTAGTGATTGAAATATAAAATTTGACTGAGTCATCGTTTTAGTTGTTTCAATTGTTATTGTTATTTACTTTTTTATAATTAGTCTAAATACAAAAATTGCTGAATTTCATAATAAAATTATTTTAATTGCAAAATTTATCCCTATTTTTGTGACAGTTATTGTAGGTTTTATTTTATATTTTCAAGGTGGTTCAAATAAACTTCTTTCTCAACCTGAATTTGCAAGTATTGAAAAAATAAAAACTCAAGGAGTGTCAATTTCCTCAAGTTTACCAGGCGTTGGTGTTTTAATTTCAATGGCTGGAATATTTTTTGCATATGAAGGATTTTTTACTGCTGCTGGTCTGCAATCAGAAATGAAAGAGCCTAAAAAAACGCCAATTGCTATTCTTTTAGGAATTGGAATCACAACAATAATATATCTTTTTATTGCAATTGCAACTTCAATTGTTGGCGATGGTTCAATTTCGTCATTTATTAATATTGCAAAAAATGAATTAAAATGGCCACCACTTACAATTAAATTAATTTTGGGTACAACTTTTTTACTAATTGGAATTAGTCTTCTTGGAATTATTAATGTTTTTACATTGTGAGGACCGCGTGCACTTGAAGAATTAGTTTCTAAAAACGAGTTTTTTTTGCTCAAAAAGTGAAAAAAACATCTAAATTTAAATAAACCTGTTGTTTCAACTTATTTTTTAATTATTTTTTCAGTTTTGTGTCTAATTATTTTTACACTTATTGGTGTTTTTGGCTTTGATGATCAAGAATACGGGACTTATGGTCAAAAATTAAATAATTTATATTCATTTGCTGATATTACTGGAAATTGATCGGCCTTAATTAGTTTTTTACTGATTGCTGCTGCTATTTATGGTTGTATTAAAAATCGAAAAACAAACAAAATTGCTGTCGAAAAACAAAAATACTTCCTGTTTTTTGGTTATATTTCCGTAATTTGCATTTCATTAATATTATTATTTGCAGTTGTCGTACCAATTATCGATCTTTTTACAATTTTGATTTATCAACCTGAGATTGAAAATTTTAACTTAATTCTAAAAACTAGAATTACAAAAGTTATTGTTCTTATTTTCTTTATAATTGTCCCTGTTTTTCCGGTATTTTGAACTTATTTAACAAAAAAAATAAAAAAAACTGTTAAAAAAAGCAAATTATAA
- a CDS encoding alpha/beta fold hydrolase, with amino-acid sequence MSNSVWPYPFIINQSPYNKINIVFCHGFNSSHNVFSSVIESIGKKIGVNFYAYTLPGNNLTPAKDEQLYVDYYADLTVEFIKKLNLKNVVLVGHSMGGGYGALVYKRIPELISKMVFIGPMNKANLPLKDLFYEKFFPKTPEEMLEFLPIYEYDKEKYKNPKYIEWAKTTFNYEYFNNYYIVTLSKNLLKNNMMDQIEGGIKSIKCPTLLVLGEKDGIVLQQETKSYFESLIPHVQTEIIPKTGHLIYTENPEYFNRIFIDFLKK; translated from the coding sequence ATGTCTAATTCAGTTTGACCATACCCTTTTATTATTAATCAAAGCCCGTACAATAAAATTAATATTGTTTTTTGCCACGGATTTAACTCAAGCCATAATGTTTTTAGTAGTGTAATTGAGTCTATTGGCAAAAAAATAGGTGTAAATTTTTATGCCTACACACTCCCAGGAAATAATTTAACTCCCGCAAAAGACGAACAACTTTATGTAGATTATTATGCAGATTTGACAGTTGAATTTATTAAAAAATTAAACCTTAAAAATGTTGTTTTAGTTGGCCACTCAATGGGAGGCGGATATGGTGCTTTAGTTTATAAAAGAATTCCTGAATTAATTTCAAAAATGGTTTTCATTGGTCCAATGAATAAAGCTAATTTGCCATTAAAAGATTTATTTTACGAAAAATTCTTCCCAAAAACACCTGAAGAAATGCTAGAATTTTTGCCAATTTATGAATATGATAAAGAAAAATATAAAAATCCTAAATATATAGAATGAGCAAAAACCACCTTTAATTACGAATATTTTAATAATTACTATATTGTGACCCTTAGCAAAAATTTACTAAAAAATAATATGATGGATCAAATTGAGGGCGGAATTAAATCAATAAAATGTCCAACACTTCTTGTTTTAGGTGAAAAAGATGGAATTGTTTTGCAGCAAGAAACTAAGTCGTATTTTGAAAGTCTAATACCACACGTTCAAACCGAAATCATACCAAAAACTGGACATTTAATTTATACAGAAAATCCTGAATATTTTAATAGAATTTTTATTGATTTTCTAAAAAAATAG
- a CDS encoding adenine phosphoribosyltransferase translates to MKINLENFIRTVENFPKKGISFKDISPLLANGKALNYAIVEMASLAKDVDIIVGPDARGFLFGTPTAAFLSKPFIMVRKAGKLPGDVEEFAYDLEYGSAILEVQTGMIKPGQKVAIIDDVLATGGTVNAITKMIENAGAIVSKIIFLIELEQLEGRKKLQNYEVTSLIKIK, encoded by the coding sequence ATGAAAATTAACTTAGAAAATTTTATTCGCACAGTTGAAAACTTCCCAAAAAAAGGGATTAGTTTTAAAGACATTTCGCCATTACTTGCCAATGGTAAAGCTTTAAATTATGCAATTGTTGAAATGGCATCGCTTGCTAAAGATGTAGATATAATTGTTGGACCAGATGCTCGAGGTTTTTTATTCGGAACACCAACAGCCGCTTTTCTTTCAAAACCATTTATAATGGTTAGAAAAGCCGGAAAATTGCCAGGTGATGTCGAAGAATTTGCCTATGATTTAGAATATGGATCTGCAATTTTAGAAGTTCAAACCGGAATGATCAAACCAGGCCAAAAAGTGGCTATTATTGATGATGTGCTCGCAACTGGAGGAACCGTGAATGCCATCACAAAAATGATTGAAAATGCCGGAGCTATTGTTTCAAAAATTATTTTTTTAATTGAGCTTGAACAATTAGAAGGTCGAAAAAAATTACAAAATTATGAGGTTACTTCACTCATTAAAATAAAGTAA
- a CDS encoding DUF31 family putative serine protease, which translates to MAKKQNKSLKKILTKILPIVGISTTFFIASCTPLGAVGRLVQRTLEIGQSNPWDQELDQSKPLDSIITGKMVLGNKLKASDFLKQYSALDLDNDSNSLSRRLPNSRDSILNSSIIWTFIPGVDNLDLNAKFNLKITPIANSANDYYGSIKVKVDSYNKDTQTLVQSKELVINGFETEQTGIYAYKERINTAFEKIETLELKNQSNFNIDSLKSDSDIWEYINLPSNFEKMDVNTLRNSDEFDVPDQPQSVPSIQNIAKNPYRLKVKNFYYLKATILKDTYDSQTGNVDVVLSIYHDSFHNYVSKIVKLKLNSAQGLKKLTEIKSFKLKEEYSNFLPSFLINSNENSGETLSKYIDFGSLDYKKYDIKKVPSLSNDQNGEFYLILNSKENDLTSGPTSPGQIIKVEGFNSYDKIFASTEFTDQINFDFIDSWYKLPTTTNVSEKLKNISQSLNSSSDALLWPLFGQAVKKTLSEATLFKNTAELTNFEKLNYDFASFTDFKISESGVSFYFGNSVEDYYKINVKFSNTRESKNIVEDFGAKVLEKNIINDSLRSRSMVIQLRSNAFDPRTNSNTTRITSGTAWVFDRKLKPDPDNQGKFLPTNTYYLATNLHVISDLINKPDQIYSFSYLLDGNLTKLDEISFDDTNLFRRFDRISKTEGNRDFLPPEGFQYINSESKKFWNNLKINPIGLDMPDRGKFRDIAIIEVTFPEDEHKNNPFNFGIPFLDRNFFGRDSYIKNVPDAVRNYNEAPLDVLVTNKFLPTFTKGTQLKTSKIEGALPLHAYLGGFLGGYTWITDNKNSFVTTNELQKGNQFKQDNSLKSFQGATSISLPGLQGGRGMSGSLVVNEYNQVIGIFWGGYFPQTVPGRNPLVKGIGQFDPIGVKIDNNPTVLAKWLAQTKDVQTDLDKTSEKVFSLEDPTQIERLAHSARWLKFSNGQNSQTTADV; encoded by the coding sequence ATGGCAAAAAAACAAAACAAATCTTTGAAAAAAATACTAACAAAAATTCTCCCAATAGTTGGAATTTCAACTACATTTTTTATTGCTTCTTGCACACCCCTTGGAGCGGTCGGTAGACTTGTCCAGCGAACACTCGAAATTGGCCAATCAAACCCTTGGGATCAAGAACTTGATCAAAGCAAACCTTTAGATTCAATAATTACAGGGAAAATGGTCTTAGGCAACAAACTTAAGGCATCTGATTTCTTAAAACAGTATTCAGCCTTAGATTTAGATAATGATTCAAATAGTTTATCTCGTCGCCTGCCAAATAGTAGAGATTCAATTTTAAACTCATCAATTATTTGAACTTTTATCCCAGGCGTTGATAATCTTGACTTAAATGCAAAATTTAACTTAAAAATTACTCCAATTGCAAATTCTGCTAATGATTATTACGGTTCAATTAAAGTTAAGGTTGACTCTTATAATAAAGACACACAAACTTTGGTTCAATCAAAAGAGTTAGTTATTAACGGTTTTGAAACAGAACAAACCGGAATTTATGCTTACAAGGAAAGAATTAATACCGCTTTTGAAAAAATAGAAACCTTAGAATTAAAAAATCAAAGCAATTTTAACATTGACTCACTAAAATCTGACTCAGATATTTGGGAATATATAAATTTACCGTCAAATTTTGAAAAAATGGATGTAAACACGCTTAGAAATTCCGATGAATTTGATGTTCCAGATCAACCACAATCAGTTCCAAGTATTCAAAATATTGCCAAAAACCCTTACCGTTTAAAGGTTAAAAATTTCTATTATTTAAAAGCAACAATTTTAAAAGACACATATGATTCCCAAACCGGAAATGTCGATGTTGTCTTGTCAATTTATCATGATTCATTCCATAATTATGTTTCAAAAATTGTAAAACTTAAACTTAATTCAGCCCAAGGTCTAAAAAAATTAACTGAAATTAAAAGTTTCAAACTTAAAGAAGAGTATTCTAACTTTTTGCCATCTTTTTTAATAAATTCCAACGAAAATTCAGGTGAGACATTATCTAAATATATCGATTTTGGTAGTTTAGATTACAAAAAGTATGACATCAAAAAAGTTCCATCACTTTCAAATGATCAAAATGGTGAGTTTTACCTAATTTTAAATTCAAAAGAAAACGATTTAACTTCAGGTCCAACAAGTCCTGGTCAAATTATTAAAGTCGAAGGATTTAACTCATATGATAAGATATTTGCCTCAACCGAATTTACAGATCAAATAAATTTTGACTTTATTGATTCGTGGTATAAATTGCCTACTACAACAAATGTTTCAGAAAAATTGAAAAATATTTCTCAAAGTTTAAATTCCTCAAGTGATGCACTTTTATGACCGCTTTTTGGTCAAGCAGTTAAAAAAACACTATCAGAAGCGACACTTTTTAAAAATACTGCAGAATTAACTAATTTTGAAAAATTAAATTATGACTTTGCTTCATTCACTGATTTTAAAATTTCTGAGTCAGGAGTTTCATTTTACTTTGGTAATTCAGTTGAAGACTATTACAAAATTAACGTAAAATTTAGCAACACTAGAGAAAGCAAAAACATTGTTGAAGATTTTGGAGCAAAAGTTCTTGAAAAAAACATAATTAATGACTCATTGCGTTCAAGATCGATGGTAATTCAATTGCGTTCAAATGCTTTTGACCCAAGAACTAATTCAAATACAACCCGAATTACCTCAGGAACAGCTTGAGTTTTTGATCGAAAATTAAAACCCGACCCTGATAATCAAGGAAAATTTTTACCAACTAACACTTATTATCTAGCTACAAATTTGCATGTTATTTCAGATTTAATTAACAAACCAGACCAAATTTATTCATTTTCTTATTTACTTGATGGAAATTTGACAAAATTAGATGAAATTAGTTTTGATGATACTAATTTATTCCGTCGTTTTGATCGAATTTCAAAAACTGAAGGAAACAGAGATTTTTTACCACCTGAAGGATTTCAGTATATAAACTCTGAGTCAAAAAAATTCTGAAATAATTTAAAAATTAATCCTATTGGTCTAGATATGCCCGATAGAGGAAAATTTCGTGATATTGCAATAATTGAAGTGACTTTTCCCGAAGACGAACATAAAAACAATCCATTTAATTTCGGAATTCCTTTTTTAGATCGTAACTTTTTTGGCAGAGATTCATACATAAAAAATGTTCCTGATGCCGTTCGAAATTACAACGAAGCTCCACTTGATGTTTTAGTAACAAATAAATTTCTTCCTACTTTTACAAAAGGAACTCAACTAAAGACCTCAAAAATTGAAGGAGCTTTACCACTGCATGCTTATTTAGGTGGTTTTTTAGGCGGATATACTTGAATTACTGACAATAAAAATTCATTTGTTACAACTAATGAGCTACAAAAAGGTAATCAGTTCAAACAAGATAATTCGCTTAAATCTTTCCAAGGGGCAACTTCAATTTCACTTCCTGGACTTCAAGGTGGACGTGGAATGTCTGGTTCGCTCGTTGTAAATGAATATAACCAAGTTATCGGTATTTTTTGGGGTGGATATTTCCCGCAAACCGTGCCAGGAAGAAATCCACTTGTTAAAGGAATTGGCCAATTTGACCCAATTGGTGTAAAAATTGACAACAATCCAACAGTTTTAGCCAAATGACTTGCCCAAACAAAAGATGTTCAAACTGATTTGGATAAAACTTCAGAAAAAGTTTTTTCCCTTGAAGATCCAACTCAAATTGAAAGACTTGCTCATTCAGCGCGTTGGCTTAAATTTTCTAACGGGCAAAATTCCCAAACAACCGCCGATGTTTAA